The Drosophila innubila isolate TH190305 chromosome 3R unlocalized genomic scaffold, UK_Dinn_1.0 2_E_3R, whole genome shotgun sequence genome has a segment encoding these proteins:
- the LOC117790921 gene encoding uncharacterized protein LOC117790921: MQIKSSKDIYKKNITINLSKDNNNNKNNNKNKKNHNKMQLRSLTTRKRRVSMMRTTSLLLLLVLLLVDNAESARKLPKRPAKPLKTFPRNNAAAISAAAAAATAPLAVGEGTASGSGSELPKPLTPHASEQPAEAALAEPAATPAANSESKSDDLAPTALPPPSAAASSSLGEIDEDCEPDMIGFELITGYVLSAPSKQLETLPGTLMLTDCLEACQANESCSAVNYETGLCVMFRSTADQLPGSLSRSQYPVFTIYAQKSCFGVRPCSKAWCIDRVQGYRLPEHAKTSQSVATRRDCIELCLGETEFTCRSANFYAHSGLCELSDMDRITLSEESNIVAYDGAEYLENNCAEEPSKLCEFKRVSGRILKTVDSVHQNVQSIDDCRDLCLSAPFRCHSYDYNETGEHVCRLSHHSRATLSDLSEPYLNIEEASTYEQSACYNVSIDCRSGEMITKIRTSKLFDGKVYAKGAPKSCAVNVNNSLEFDLRMRYNDLECNVRQSAYGRYMNDIVIQHHDMIVTSSDLGLAVSCQYDLTNKTVVNNVDLGVTGEIESTLSEEIIVDSPNVIMKITARDGSDMKRIAEVGDPLALRFEIVDANSPYEIFVRELVAMDGTDSAEITLIDANGCPTDQYIMSAMQKMASNRKVLLSQFDAFKFPSSELVQFRALVTPCIPRCEPVICDNDENGETKSLLSYGRRKRSVFNGTDGVELAIKSERQKRDVSHQTTDENILLVQSIQITDKFAFNGADTANNVEPRDGLAKLQLELANKTDTCINGYGFIIAGALFLLLQLTVIAVWDNMQKRALHKR; the protein is encoded by the exons atGCAAATAAAGTCATCTAaggatatatataaaaaaaatataacaatcaATCTAAG caaagacaacaacaacaacaaaaacaacaacaaaaacaagaagaacCACAATAAAATGCAACTACGGTCATTGACAACAAGAAAGAGGCGAGTCAGCATGATGAGGACAACAtcgttgttgctactgttggTACTGCTGTTGGTGGATAACGCCGAGTCGGCCCGCAAGTTGCCCAAGCGGCCGGCAAAACCGTTGAAGACATTTCCGCGAAACAATGCAGCCGCAATatcagcagcggcagcagcagccaccgCACCACTAGCGGTGGGAGAGGGAACGGCATCAGGCAGCGGAAGCGAGCTACCAAAACCGTTGACACCACATGCGAGCGAGCAGCCGGCGGAAGCTGCTCTAGCGGAACCTGCCGCAACACCTGCTGCCAATAGCGAGAGCAAGAGCGATGATCTTGCCCCAACGGCCTTACCACcaccatcagcagcagcatcatcatcacttGGCGAGATCGATGAGGACTGCGAGCCGGATATGATTGGCTTTGAGCTTATAACCGG GTACGTGCTATCGGCGCCATCGAAGCAATTGGAGACGCTGCCTGGCACACTGATGCTGACCGACTGCTTGGAGGCCTGCCAGGCCAATGAATCTTGCAGTGCTGTTAACTATGAGACGGGCCTTTGCGTTATGTTCCGCAGCACCGCCGACCAGTTGCCAG GTTCACTTTCGCGTTCGCAGTATCCCGTTTTCACAATATACGCACAGAAATCCTGCTTTGGTGTGCGTCCCTGCTCAAAGGCCTGGTGCATTGATCGGGTACAGGGCTACCGACTGCCGGAGCATGCCAAGACCAGCCAGAGTGTGGCCACGCGACGCGACTGCATCGAGTTGTGTTTGGGCGAAACGGAGTTCACCTGCCG GTCGGCCAACTTTTATGCGCACTCTGGCCTATGTGAACTGTCGGACATGGATCGCATTACGCTGTCGGAGGAGTCCAACATTGTGGCCTACGATGGCGCCGAATATCTCGAGAATAACTGTGCCGAGGAGCCAAGCAAACTGTGTGAATTTAAGCGTGTCTCGGGACGCATTTTAAAGACGGTCGACTCGGTGCACCAGAATGTTCAGAGCATTGACGATTGCCGTGACCTCTGCCTGAGCGCCCCGTTCCGTTGCCACTCCTATGATTACAATGAAACCGGTGAGCATGTCTGCCGTCTCTCCCACCACAGTCGCGCCACACTCAGTGATCTGTCGGAGCCGTACCTCAACATCGAAGAGGCGTCTACCTATGAGCAGTCCGCCTGCTACAATGTCTCCATTGATTGTCGTTCCGGTGAGATGATCACCAAGATTCGCACTTCCAAACTGTTTGACGGCAAGGTCTATGCCAAGGGAGCACCCAAGTCTTGTGCCGTGAATGTGAACAACTCATTGGAGTTTGATCTTCGCATGCGCTACAATGATCTCGAGTGCAATGTTCGGCAGAGCGCCTATGGTCGCTATATGAATGATATTGTTATACAGCATCATGATATGATTGTCACCTCCTCCGATCTGGGACTCGCTGTCAGTTGTCAGTATGATTTGACCAATAAGACGGTTGTGAACAATGTTGATCTGGGCGTTACCGGTGAGATTGAATCGACATTGAGCGAGGAAATTATTGTGGACTCACCGAATGTTATAATGAAGATCACCGCACGAGATGGTAGCGATATGAAGCGAATTGCCGAGGTTGGTGATCCCCTCGCATTGCGATTTGAGATCGTTGATGCCAACAGTCCGTATGAGATCTTTGTACGCGAATTGGTTGCCATGGATGGGACAGACAGTGCCGAGATTACGCTGATCGATGCCAACGGCTGTCCCACGGATCAATATATTATGAGTGCTATGCAAAAGATGGCCAGCAATCGCAAGGTGCTGCTCTCACAGTTCGACGCCTTCAAGTTCCCCTCCTCGGAGCTGGTGCAATTCCGCGCCCTGGTCACGCCCTGCATACCCCGCTGTGAACCGGTTATCTGCGACAACGATGAGAACGGTGAGACCAAGTCGCTACTATCCTACGGACGTCGCAAGCGATCCGTCTTCAATGGCACCGATGGTG TTGAGCTGGCCATTAAGTCGGAACGCCAAAAACGTGATGTGAGTCATCAGACGACCGATGAGAACATTTTGTTGGTGCAGTCGATACAAATCACCGATAAATTTGCCTTCAATGGCGCCGATACAGCGAACAACGTTGAGCCCAGAGACGGTCTAGCCAAGCTGCAATTGGAGTTGGCCAACAAAACGGATACTTGCATAAATGGCTATG GCTTCATAATTGCCGGTGCGCTCTTTCTGCTGCTCCAGCTGACGGTGATTGCAGTCTGGGACAACATGCAGAAGCGCGCGTTACacaagcgataa